A genomic segment from Halomonas sp. GD1P12 encodes:
- the ppc gene encoding phosphoenolpyruvate carboxylase, with amino-acid sequence MSHDLHESLRENVRILGDSLGRTIADDLGQSFVDKIETIRAHAKQGRQGDTLQQRALIEYLRELPERDLLPVTRAFNQFLNLANIAEQHYRARFRRVEDYKPGTQPVLGELLERARQAGNSPRSLVETLANMRVELVLTAHPTEVIRRTLIQKYDAIDECLSVIESADEYPERGERARGRLNELISQAWHTDEIRHERPTPVDEAKWGFAVIENSLWQAVPDFHRDLDNLLLETAGERLPLDAAPIRYASWMGGDRDGNPNVTARVTKEVLLLGRWMAADLYLRDLDQLKTELSMWKANSAMKAEVGDVAEPYRELLKRLLQKVEATRDWAKAGLDGYNFDGGPIIETRDQLYAPLLACYRSLCDVGLDTVANGALLDTLRRVAVFGVTLTKLDLRQEASRHSQLMEELTSELGLGHYQQWDEADRQAFLLEELASSRPLIPRRWECSAESREVIDTFKVIAGEHAEALGTYIISMAAEPSDVLTVALLMKEIGGRVSLPIAPLFETLNDLDNAAGAIDKLLALPGYRSLVKDRQEVMIGYSDSAKDAGQLAAAWAQYRAQESLVEVCKRHGVDLTLFHGRGGTVGRGGGPAHAAILSQPPGSVNGSLRVTEQGEMIRFKFGQPDIALRSMEIYACAVLEATLLPPPAPQPEWRKEMDELARVAHAGYVGVVREDPDFVPYFRAVTPEGALGRLPLGSRPTKRRQDGGVETLRAIPWIFAWTQIRLMLPAWLGSGEAFANRLEQPGGREVLQEMRREWPFFGTYLDMLEMLLAKADVAIAAYYEHRLVDEPSLKALGKQLRERFARLEVAVLDIADQKALLENTPLIRQAIDVRNPYIDPLHGLQAELLQRNRDADGAISADLSRALMVTMAGIAAGLRNTG; translated from the coding sequence ATGAGTCATGATCTACACGAATCGCTTCGTGAGAACGTACGTATTTTAGGTGACAGTCTCGGGCGTACCATCGCCGACGACCTGGGACAGAGCTTCGTCGACAAGATCGAGACGATTCGCGCCCACGCAAAGCAAGGCCGCCAGGGCGATACGCTGCAGCAGCGCGCGCTAATCGAGTACCTGCGCGAGCTGCCCGAGCGTGATTTGTTACCGGTCACCCGCGCATTCAACCAGTTTCTCAACCTGGCCAACATCGCCGAGCAGCACTACCGCGCGCGCTTTCGCCGGGTCGAGGATTACAAGCCCGGCACCCAGCCCGTGCTCGGCGAGCTTCTGGAGCGCGCCCGTCAGGCCGGCAACTCGCCGCGCTCGCTGGTGGAAACGCTGGCCAACATGCGCGTCGAGCTGGTGCTGACCGCACACCCGACCGAAGTCATTCGCCGCACCCTGATTCAAAAGTACGACGCCATCGACGAGTGCCTGAGCGTCATCGAAAGCGCTGACGAGTACCCCGAGCGCGGCGAGCGCGCTCGCGGGCGGCTTAACGAGCTGATCAGCCAAGCCTGGCATACCGATGAAATTCGCCACGAGCGGCCCACCCCGGTCGACGAGGCCAAATGGGGCTTCGCGGTGATCGAAAATTCGCTGTGGCAGGCGGTGCCGGATTTTCACCGCGATTTGGACAACCTGCTGCTCGAAACCGCCGGCGAGCGCCTGCCGCTGGACGCCGCGCCGATTCGCTACGCCTCCTGGATGGGCGGCGACCGTGACGGCAACCCGAACGTGACCGCTCGCGTGACCAAAGAGGTGCTGCTGCTTGGCCGCTGGATGGCGGCGGATCTCTACCTTCGCGATCTCGATCAGCTCAAGACCGAGCTTTCCATGTGGAAGGCAAACAGCGCCATGAAAGCCGAAGTGGGCGACGTTGCCGAGCCCTACCGCGAGCTTTTGAAGCGCCTGTTGCAAAAGGTCGAGGCGACGCGCGACTGGGCGAAAGCGGGCCTTGACGGTTACAACTTCGACGGCGGGCCGATCATCGAAACCCGCGATCAGCTCTACGCGCCGCTTTTGGCCTGCTACCGCTCGCTGTGTGACGTTGGCCTCGACACCGTTGCCAATGGGGCGCTGCTCGATACGCTGCGCCGCGTGGCGGTATTTGGCGTCACGCTCACCAAGCTTGACCTGCGCCAGGAGGCGAGCCGCCATAGCCAGCTGATGGAGGAACTGACCAGCGAGCTTGGCCTTGGCCACTATCAGCAGTGGGACGAGGCCGACCGTCAGGCGTTTTTGCTCGAGGAGCTGGCCTCCAGCCGACCGCTCATTCCCAGACGCTGGGAGTGCTCGGCGGAGTCTCGTGAAGTGATCGATACCTTCAAGGTGATTGCGGGTGAGCACGCCGAGGCGCTCGGCACCTACATCATCTCCATGGCCGCCGAACCCTCGGACGTACTCACCGTTGCGCTGTTGATGAAAGAGATCGGTGGGCGAGTGTCGCTGCCCATCGCGCCGCTGTTCGAGACGCTCAACGACCTGGACAACGCCGCTGGCGCCATCGATAAACTGCTGGCGTTGCCGGGTTATCGGTCGCTGGTCAAGGACCGCCAGGAAGTGATGATCGGCTACTCCGACTCCGCCAAGGACGCCGGCCAGCTGGCCGCGGCCTGGGCGCAGTACCGCGCCCAGGAGTCGCTGGTCGAGGTGTGCAAGCGCCACGGGGTCGATTTGACGCTGTTTCACGGGCGCGGCGGCACCGTCGGGCGCGGCGGCGGCCCGGCCCACGCGGCGATTCTCTCCCAGCCGCCGGGCTCGGTGAATGGAAGTCTGCGCGTGACCGAGCAGGGTGAGATGATCCGCTTCAAGTTCGGCCAGCCGGATATCGCGCTGCGCTCGATGGAGATCTACGCCTGCGCGGTGCTGGAGGCCACGCTGTTGCCGCCGCCGGCCCCGCAGCCCGAGTGGCGAAAGGAGATGGACGAGCTCGCCCGCGTGGCGCATGCGGGCTATGTCGGCGTGGTCCGCGAGGACCCGGACTTCGTGCCCTATTTCCGCGCGGTGACGCCAGAAGGCGCCCTGGGGCGGCTGCCGCTGGGTTCGCGGCCGACCAAGCGCCGTCAGGACGGCGGCGTAGAAACCCTGCGCGCCATTCCGTGGATCTTCGCCTGGACCCAGATACGCCTGATGCTGCCGGCCTGGCTTGGCAGCGGCGAGGCCTTCGCCAATCGCCTCGAGCAGCCCGGCGGGCGAGAAGTGCTCCAGGAAATGCGGCGCGAGTGGCCGTTTTTTGGCACCTACCTCGACATGCTCGAGATGCTGCTGGCCAAGGCGGACGTGGCGATCGCCGCCTACTACGAGCATCGGCTGGTCGATGAGCCCTCACTCAAGGCGCTGGGCAAGCAGCTGCGTGAGCGCTTCGCGCGCCTGGAAGTCGCCGTGCTGGATATCGCCGATCAAAAGGCGCTGTTGGAGAACACGCCGCTGATTCGTCAGGCGATCGACGTGCGCAATCCCTACATCGACCCGCTTCACGGCCTGCAGGCGGAGCTCTTGCAGCGTAACCGCGACGCCGACGGCGCGATCAGCGCCGACCTTTCCCGCGCGCTGATGGTCACCATGGCCGGCATCGCCGCCGGACTCAGAAACACCGGATAA
- the rluF gene encoding 23S rRNA pseudouridine(2604) synthase RluF codes for MSLKTSTRINKYISESGLCSRREADRFVEQGNVYINGRRATTGDQVVPGDRVKVNGQEIEPQEEEDLVLIALNKPVGIVSTTESSEKANIVDFVGHGVRIFPIGRLDKDSQGLILLTNNGDLVNKILRANNNHEKEYVVTVNKPVTDEFVSGMQAGVPILGQVTKKCKVEKVSTFAFNITLVQGLNRQIRRMCEYFGFEVVELVRTRIMNVSLKGLTLGDWRDLTPREIDTIVALTEGSEAAPPPPPPAQKPKPRARKGTSSKAGAPPRGRSGTAHKAKPAGRGKPGNGKPAPKGAGKPPAKGKPAAQGKRAGKPAGKPVNKTAGKPSAKNGGKPAAKGRAVSAKPARGKGKR; via the coding sequence ATGTCGCTTAAAACATCGACCCGGATCAACAAGTACATCAGCGAAAGCGGGCTCTGCTCGCGCCGCGAGGCGGACCGCTTCGTCGAGCAGGGCAACGTTTACATCAACGGGCGCCGCGCAACGACCGGCGATCAGGTCGTGCCGGGAGACCGGGTCAAGGTCAACGGCCAGGAGATCGAGCCCCAGGAGGAAGAGGACCTGGTGCTGATCGCGCTGAACAAGCCGGTGGGCATCGTCAGCACCACCGAGTCCAGCGAAAAGGCCAACATCGTCGATTTCGTCGGCCACGGCGTGCGCATCTTTCCCATCGGCCGCCTCGACAAGGACTCCCAGGGGCTGATCCTGCTGACCAACAACGGTGATCTGGTCAACAAGATTCTCAGAGCCAACAATAATCACGAAAAGGAGTACGTGGTCACGGTCAACAAACCCGTGACCGACGAGTTCGTTAGCGGCATGCAGGCCGGCGTGCCGATCCTTGGCCAGGTCACCAAAAAGTGCAAGGTGGAGAAGGTGTCGACGTTTGCCTTCAACATCACGCTGGTGCAGGGCCTCAATCGCCAGATTCGCCGCATGTGTGAATATTTCGGCTTCGAGGTGGTGGAGCTCGTGCGCACGCGCATCATGAACGTGTCGCTCAAGGGCCTTACCCTGGGCGACTGGCGCGATCTAACGCCCAGGGAGATCGACACGATCGTCGCTCTTACCGAGGGTTCCGAAGCCGCGCCGCCGCCGCCGCCGCCGGCGCAAAAGCCAAAACCGCGTGCGCGAAAGGGCACTTCCAGCAAAGCGGGTGCTCCGCCCAGGGGAAGAAGCGGCACCGCGCACAAGGCCAAACCCGCCGGGCGGGGCAAGCCCGGTAACGGCAAACCCGCGCCCAAGGGGGCCGGCAAGCCCCCGGCAAAGGGCAAGCCTGCCGCTCAGGGCAAGCGAGCGGGAAAGCCCGCGGGTAAGCCGGTCAATAAAACCGCCGGTAAGCCTTCGGCAAAAAACGGCGGCAAGCCGGCAGCAAAGGGGCGGGCCGTATCGGCCAAACCCGCGCGGGGTAAAGGTAAGCGCTAG
- a CDS encoding anthranilate synthase component II, with product MNVLIIDNYDSFTYNLYQFIGEILTAEKNRGALERFNITVKRNDEIDFDAVAAMAPDRIIISPGPGSPNDPRYFGVCGEVIEKLGPTTPLLGVCLGMQGIVHVFGGQVIKAPLPMHGKISPINHDGRSVFKDVPDQLEVMRYHSLIADAASLPECLEVTATVGGLPAADFAERKRWQAAGEFELMGVKHRDYPIHGIQFHPESFATEGGKELIGNFLLA from the coding sequence ATGAACGTTTTGATCATCGATAACTACGACTCCTTCACCTACAACCTTTACCAGTTCATCGGCGAGATTCTGACCGCGGAGAAAAACCGCGGCGCGCTCGAGCGTTTTAATATTACGGTCAAGCGCAACGACGAGATCGACTTCGACGCCGTGGCGGCCATGGCGCCAGATCGCATCATCATCTCGCCGGGGCCGGGCTCCCCTAACGATCCGCGCTACTTCGGCGTCTGCGGTGAGGTGATCGAGAAGCTTGGCCCGACCACGCCGCTTCTGGGCGTGTGCCTGGGGATGCAGGGCATCGTTCATGTCTTTGGTGGGCAGGTGATCAAGGCGCCGCTGCCGATGCACGGCAAGATCAGCCCGATCAATCATGACGGCCGCTCGGTCTTCAAGGACGTACCGGATCAGCTCGAAGTCATGCGCTACCACTCGCTGATCGCCGATGCGGCCTCGCTTCCCGAATGCCTGGAAGTGACCGCGACCGTCGGCGGGCTACCGGCGGCGGACTTTGCCGAGCGCAAGCGCTGGCAGGCCGCCGGCGAGTTCGAGCTGATGGGCGTCAAGCACCGCGACTACCCGATTCACGGCATCCAGTTCCACCCGGAGTCGTTCGCCACCGAAGGCGGCAAGGAGCTGATCGGTAACTTCCTGCTGGCGTGA
- a CDS encoding anthranilate synthase component I family protein produces the protein MSAGPTPFTLPRKPHYVTLAADCDFFALFQKIERAFENCYMLESLGEDSHMARHSIIGFDPEYLIYANGQTLTIEHRDGEIDHYESDNPYELLRSLMPQNIISRKYAGGLSGYLGYDAMQYFEPTLTLKASDDFDTFRFGLYKDGLILDKMTGEVTYFYYDDSRFEYLQGLIESDDVAPGALKITALGDTMTRDEHAAAVAKVKQDIVDGKVFQCEVGFKKRFRIEGDTLALYGELRRINPSPQMYYVRFGEQRLIGASPELLFRLRQGEMETFPLAGTTTRGKTAQEDTQLARALLNDPKEIAEHNMIVDLHRNDIGRVAQFGTVKVRSLMDIKRFSHVQHISSEIVGIIDQNEDMFTALASNFPAGTLTGAPKIEAMKIIDDLETDGRGPYGGAVGQFSFNGDCTFAIPIRTVFVNGENAYVQTCGGNVYDSNAEDEYEEIRRKFAGTRKALAPFMDEPEDVKGSETATENPA, from the coding sequence ATGAGCGCCGGCCCCACGCCTTTTACTCTGCCGCGAAAGCCACACTACGTCACGCTTGCCGCCGACTGCGATTTCTTCGCTTTGTTTCAGAAGATCGAGCGCGCTTTCGAGAACTGCTACATGCTCGAATCTCTGGGCGAAGATAGCCACATGGCGCGTCACTCCATCATCGGCTTCGACCCGGAATACTTGATCTACGCCAACGGCCAAACGCTCACGATCGAGCACCGCGACGGTGAGATCGATCATTACGAAAGCGACAACCCTTACGAGCTTCTGCGCTCGCTGATGCCGCAGAACATCATCTCGCGCAAGTACGCCGGCGGCCTGTCCGGCTACCTGGGTTACGACGCCATGCAGTATTTCGAGCCGACGCTTACGCTCAAGGCGAGCGACGATTTCGACACCTTCCGCTTCGGCCTATACAAGGACGGGCTGATTCTCGACAAGATGACCGGCGAGGTCACCTACTTCTACTACGACGACAGCCGCTTCGAGTATCTGCAGGGGCTGATCGAGTCCGACGATGTTGCCCCCGGCGCGCTCAAGATTACCGCCCTTGGCGACACCATGACCCGCGACGAGCACGCGGCGGCGGTGGCGAAGGTGAAGCAGGATATCGTCGATGGCAAGGTCTTCCAGTGCGAGGTGGGCTTCAAAAAGCGCTTTCGCATAGAAGGCGATACGCTGGCGCTGTACGGTGAGCTTCGGCGCATCAATCCGTCACCGCAAATGTATTACGTCCGGTTCGGCGAGCAGCGCCTGATCGGCGCAAGCCCGGAGCTTTTGTTCCGCCTGCGCCAGGGCGAAATGGAGACGTTTCCACTGGCCGGCACCACGACCCGTGGCAAGACCGCTCAGGAAGACACCCAGCTTGCCCGGGCGCTGTTGAACGATCCCAAGGAGATCGCCGAGCACAATATGATCGTGGATTTGCATCGCAACGATATCGGCCGGGTCGCCCAGTTCGGCACGGTCAAGGTGAGAAGCCTGATGGACATCAAGCGCTTTAGCCACGTGCAGCATATCTCCAGCGAGATCGTCGGTATCATCGATCAAAACGAGGACATGTTCACCGCGCTCGCCAGCAACTTCCCCGCCGGCACTCTGACCGGCGCGCCAAAGATCGAGGCGATGAAGATCATCGATGACCTGGAGACCGATGGCCGCGGGCCCTACGGCGGCGCGGTGGGCCAATTCTCCTTCAACGGCGACTGCACCTTCGCCATTCCCATCCGTACCGTGTTCGTCAACGGCGAAAACGCCTACGTGCAGACCTGCGGCGGCAACGTCTATGACAGCAACGCCGAGGATGAGTACGAGGAGATCCGCCGCAAGTTCGCCGGCACCCGAAAGGCCCTGGCGCCGTTCATGGACGAGCCGGAAGACGTCAAGGGATCAGAAACCGCCACGGAGAACCCGGCATGA
- a CDS encoding trp operon repressor has protein sequence MANNVPDKAAEDGFKSELVRYLLDIDTERAMDHALDSLLTPSEYQEIAKRLQIFKLLDEGVAHRKIAETLGVGIATVSRGARAFSSNTHVFKDTP, from the coding sequence GTGGCTAACAACGTACCAGATAAGGCGGCAGAGGATGGTTTCAAGTCCGAGCTCGTGCGCTATCTGCTCGACATCGACACAGAGCGCGCGATGGATCACGCGCTCGATAGCCTGCTAACGCCTTCAGAGTATCAGGAAATCGCTAAACGGCTACAAATTTTCAAGCTGCTCGATGAAGGCGTGGCGCACCGAAAAATCGCCGAAACGCTGGGCGTCGGCATCGCTACGGTTTCCCGAGGCGCCCGGGCATTTTCTTCCAACACACACGTATTCAAGGACACTCCATGA